Part of the Vigna unguiculata cultivar IT97K-499-35 chromosome 3, ASM411807v1, whole genome shotgun sequence genome, CCATTTTCCATCAAAGTCGACTCGATGAAAACTGGTGACTGCCCAAATCTCTTCTCAAACTTCTTTTGGGACATCAGGGATGATTTCTCTAGCTCATCATAGCCTTCAAGCCCTTCTTCAATCTCTTGAAGATCAAACATGGATTCAGACCCTTTCCTAACATAGTTCTTCcccatcattttcttcttcttggtgTATAATCTACTAAATAGACCCCCTCCTCCTCCAGATTTCTTCTTTGACTTGGATTTCCTCGAAccaccacaacaacaacaacaccatGAAGGCCAGCAGTCACAAGTCATCTTTGGTCTTTTCTCTGACACTGGTGGATCATATCCATATAGTGCCTGCCTATTGAACACACATCCAGTTCCAACATAAACTGGACCCTGAATCCCGTCAAGGGCTTTCATATTTATCTAACATGTAACAAACATATAGAAAACACACATTAGAGGCCATTGCAATGCTGTTTGCTGATACTGAGTTACATGGTTTAGATGAACGCCACTTACATCAAAGAATACAATATTGCGATTAGCATATCGATCATGCCGATCGATACCATCGAATCTTTGTGGAAATTGGACATAACAGAGCTTCTTTCCTATCTGGGGGTCCATTAAAAAGCACATAGCCTCTCTTATAGCCTTGCTATTGTTGATGTAATGGTCACAATCCAGATTCAGCATGAAAGGTGCATTTGAAAGCACAGCTGAAACTCGAACCTTTAAAGTATAGACAACAAAGGAAGTGTCATATTATAGACATAGTTTCTACTGTTCTTGTCATACATGAAATTATTTTGGACGGACCTACCAAAGCATTCATAGCACCAGCTTTCTTGTGGTGGCTATAGCCTGGACGCTTTTCACGTGAAATATACACCAGCTGTGGCAGTTCCTTGCCTTCTACGTCCAGTGCACCACCACTTCCTAAATATACCTGCAAAGGTAAGTTCATGAACCACATCACCAATCATTAACTTTTCATGTTACCctctaagaaaagaaaaacgtTATAACACAATGAAGAATGCAAGACACAAGAACTAACTAGAGGATTTGAATCATAGTCAAACCTGAATCATTCCTGGATGATCACGAGTATTGTTCCCAGGCCAAGGGGTCCCATCCTGCATCACCCACCCATCCTCTGGTTTCTTCTGAGCTTTTGCCACTAAGGagttaatttttactttaaattctTCATATTCTCTCTGCagtggagaaaaaaaaaaacaaaagaacagTTATAAAGGAAgcaaaaaaatgataaatgattACATGTTCCAAGAACAGTTATAGTTTCATTCTTTAACAGATCATAATAGTCTGATCGTGTAATAATTTCTTAGAAACACGCAACCTTTTTGTCCTATCTTTATGGCCTACCTTCATGGCTCTTCGTTCCTTCACAAATGTAGGATGCACCTTATCTTTCAAGTAATCAATCTTCTGAGAGAAATAGAACTCAGGTGCCCTTGGCTCTATGCTATACTTCTTGCAAAAAGGAACCCATCTTCGTGCAAACTCAGAAGTTTCTGAAAGTGCATCAAAAAGGAGCATAGATGCACCATCATCAGATACATAGCAGCAAACCTTGTCAACCGGGTAATCAACAGCCAGGATTGAAAGAACAGTGTTTGCTGTTATAATGGGAGGCTCTTTCAAAGGGTCCACAGTACTCACATAGACATCAACTGGGGCTAGAAGGTTTGGCTCCCCTTCACGCTCAAACCTCATGGACAAGCGATCCAAGTAAGTTTCACGAGTTATGGGGAACCATTTGGGGAACTGGTCAAGTATCCATGACAGTGCAAACCATACTTCACATATCACAGAGGCAAGCCACAGTGGATATGCATCATATGCTGGAGTTAAGACACGGAATCGGAGGAAGAAAACGAGGATAAAGAGCCTCATGATTATGACTATGCGATATGGATTGATTAGACTTGAAGATATTGGAACCTTACGCCACAACGGTTGCCTAGCTTCAGCCAAACTGCAAGGTGAAAAAATGAAGTCGCATGCATCATGTTTCAAGGTAATAATTGTTCTATAACGTACATTTGAAGCCATAACTTACACTTTGTATAGTATTGTAGATTCAAGAACTCATAAGAAACTAAATTTATCACACTGCATAATGTGAaacgtaaatattttttatgtttcttgcAGAATTGAATTATATATAGTAAATTCTTGAATCTTTCACATAAGAATGAGATATTTTCAACTTATACTGAAAAGTGCACTTACAGGTAATCATCTTCTCCTTGGTCATCTTTGCCTTCCTCTTTGTTTAGAAGACCTCTCTTTTCTTGCCTGGTTTTCCATTGCTCTAATCTTTCTTCCCATTCTCCATTAATGAAAAATTCCTTCTCCCCTTCAAATTCCTTACCAGTCACTGCAGAACAGTAGATCATTCAGACAAGCATTCATAAACTGAAGATAACattcaagaaagaaaaatcacCTACATTCAACATTATTAGCAATTTATTTTTGACTTACCACTTCCCCCTGAAGATAAAGCTTGAACTTTCGGATGCCACTGCTGTTCCTTGTAGTCTTTATTTTCCTATAGAAAACACAGACAAGCACACAGACTCTCTGGTTACTTCTACTATTCAATTAGAATAGCCAGAACAAcactcatacatattaataaatcCTAATTTGTGAAATTACATGAAAGGGGGAGGAACAATGCCTGCATTGCATGTATCCTTGGaagtttgattaaaaataagagCACAAAATTAAGCTTGTGatgtattattgttttttttccaATAAACTGGTAGTGCTACTGTGTTAGTCTTGTGTTTTGTGTTATAAATTCAACatgattttctattttgtaattaaaaatcaCGTGAGATATTTGAAAGATCATGCAAGAAGTAAGATTTTGccatcatattattaaaaacttaCCAAATGATTGGCATCATGATTCTCATCTGGATCATCATGAAAATCATCTGCATCAGAATGCtcctcatcatcatcaccaGCAACTCTAGGACAACCTGCAGCGAAGCCAATGCCGTATTATTGTCATATCAGTTAGACTACATTagtttttccaaaaaaaaaacatgaagttCTTACAATAACAACaccaaaataaagtaaaattaaaagtaaaaaaccaACGATCATAAATTAAGATAACCTTTGTGGCGCTTATAGCGGGTGTTGCACTGAGGGCAGCACTGGTTTCCTTCACTCCTCTCAAACTCATAGCAAGGTTGACAAACGGGAAAACTACACACGTGACAAGCCACAAACAGCTTCCCATTTTCCCCATGTCCAATCTGGTCACTACAAACTCGACAAACTTTTGATGCAGATTGACGAGTAGGAGGTCGATGCTGTGATATCATAACAAACATAGTAAACATCATGCGAAATTGAAACCAACAAGGAACAAAGTGACTTTCTAAGCTTCATAGTAACAAAGAAAACAAGTTATTTGCACCAAAGGGAGGAGTTCAATACCTGGCCTGAGTCACTGGGGAAGTGGGAATGAGAATGAGAAGCAGCCATGGAGTTCAATGCCATGGTGAATCTATTGGAGAAGTGGGTTTTATAAGAAACGGTGAAGGAGTTGatgtgaataataataataatattaatatggaAGAGTAGTGTATGTATCTACCAAACTGTGCGTTGGAGAGTGGTTGGTTTGAGTCTAAGAGACGTAAGGGAGCGATTGGTGAGAATGTTATCTTGGTGTTACTTGCTTGGACTCAAAGGAGGCTTCTTTTTTGTTCCGCTTCTAAATACATCAACATGAAACATATTGAAACATTGCTCATGCACATGCACAAACTACGCAGGTTATTATAATATCTTGTCCTCACGTTTGTTTGTTGACAACACCAAAAACAGAAAATGCACTTTGCAGTGGGTGGTGAAAAAGTGCAATGCCCACATGGAAGAACAGAGACAGCAAGTCTTCGAAAAGAATCAGTAACTTGTGACAAAGCCTAGTGTTCCATGATGTTATACATTATTGGTCTTTTTTCTTTGCTTTGGTCCTACTTCAACTGTTCACATACTCATGTTTTAGTTAGAAATAAGCCAACACAAAGAAAACTCATTTTCTTTGTATATCTTGGAGGATGCAGATTTGTCTCTATTGTGTCTCATGGTGGACATACATAATACAAATTTCTATATTAAAGTGCAcataaaaacttttaatgtaATTGCACTTTAGGT contains:
- the LOC114177281 gene encoding cellulose synthase A catalytic subunit 4 [UDP-forming]-like yields the protein MAASHSHSHFPSDSGQHRPPTRQSASKVCRVCSDQIGHGENGKLFVACHVCSFPVCQPCYEFERSEGNQCCPQCNTRYKRHKGCPRVAGDDDEEHSDADDFHDDPDENHDANHLENKDYKEQQWHPKVQALSSGGSVTGKEFEGEKEFFINGEWEERLEQWKTRQEKRGLLNKEEGKDDQGEDDYLLAEARQPLWRKVPISSSLINPYRIVIIMRLFILVFFLRFRVLTPAYDAYPLWLASVICEVWFALSWILDQFPKWFPITRETYLDRLSMRFEREGEPNLLAPVDVYVSTVDPLKEPPIITANTVLSILAVDYPVDKVCCYVSDDGASMLLFDALSETSEFARRWVPFCKKYSIEPRAPEFYFSQKIDYLKDKVHPTFVKERRAMKREYEEFKVKINSLVAKAQKKPEDGWVMQDGTPWPGNNTRDHPGMIQVYLGSGGALDVEGKELPQLVYISREKRPGYSHHKKAGAMNALVRVSAVLSNAPFMLNLDCDHYINNSKAIREAMCFLMDPQIGKKLCYVQFPQRFDGIDRHDRYANRNIVFFDINMKALDGIQGPVYVGTGCVFNRQALYGYDPPVSEKRPKMTCDCWPSWCCCCCGGSRKSKSKKKSGGGGGLFSRLYTKKKKMMGKNYVRKGSESMFDLQEIEEGLEGYDELEKSSLMSQKKFEKRFGQSPVFIESTLMENGGVPEGTNTQSRIKEAIHVISCGYEEKTEWGKEIGWIYGSVTEDILTGFKMHCRGWKSVYCMPKRAAFKGSAPINLSDRLHQVLRWALGSVEIFLSRHCPLWYGYGGKLKWLERLAYTNTIVYPFTSIPLLAYCTIPAVCLLTGKFIIPTLGNLASVWFMGLFISIILTGVLELRWSGVSLEDWWRNEQFWVIGGVSAHLFAVFQGLLKVLGGVDTNFTVTAKAADDSEFGELYLLKWTTLLIPPTTLIMMNMVGIVAGVSEAINNGYGSWGPLFGKLFFAFWVIVHLYPFLKGLMGRQNRTPTIVVLWSILLASIFSLIWVRIDPFLPKQTGPILKQCGVEC